From a single Methylobacterium oryzae genomic region:
- a CDS encoding xanthine dehydrogenase family protein molybdopterin-binding subunit has protein sequence MSREGVGAPLPRKEDERLMRGRGQYVGDLRLPGMQDVAFVRSPLAHARIRAIHVPEAYRDRVFTAADLDGVLPIRAVSGLPGFKVSEQPVLATGKVRQVGELVAMCVAPTRAEAEDIAAAVVLDLEELPAVHDMLAAREPGSALVHEHWGDNVFLETLVDVGIEGALDAPVKVSRTISTGRQCMAPIEGRGTVVQLDHRLDQLVVHTASQMPHIVRNGLSECLGIEQGRIRIVSPDVGGGFGYKAILLAEDVALAWLALRCGHPVRWLEDRREHLTANANCREHHYRITAYAERDGTLRGIDCEATVDSGAYSAYPFSACLEAAQVASILPGPYDFPAYRCRTWSVATNKCPILPYRGVARTGVCFALELVLDAVARAAGVAPETVREKNLVRPGQMPFENITKKHFDSGDYPEALARALKAVDVAAVRARQREGEADGRRIGLGLAIYCEQAAHGTSVYSGWGIPMVPGHEQASARLTPDGGLELRIGAHSHGQGLETTLAQVAHEILGVPVARTRLVHGDTAMTPYSTGSWGSRVMVMAGGAVAAACEELRARAVRIGAHLLQARPEECRFEGGHVVGPTGDVPLEAIARTWYRRPQDLAPDTDPGGLEVTAGYKPVRDSGTFSYAAHAAVVAVDPDLGAVEILDYVIVEDGGTLVNPLVVDGQIYGGLAQGIGTALFEEMRFDARGQPLASTLADYLLPGAPDVPMARIEHMETPSPYTRFGQKGIGEGGAIAPPAALANAVNDALAPLGVELLHSPLTPRRIVEAVLATRAPAETAREAA, from the coding sequence ATGAGCCGCGAGGGCGTCGGGGCTCCGCTGCCCCGCAAGGAGGACGAGCGCCTGATGCGCGGGCGCGGCCAGTATGTCGGCGACCTCCGGCTGCCGGGGATGCAGGACGTCGCCTTCGTGCGCAGCCCGCTCGCCCATGCCCGGATCCGCGCCATCCACGTGCCGGAGGCCTACCGCGACCGCGTCTTCACCGCCGCCGACCTCGACGGCGTGCTGCCGATCCGGGCGGTCTCGGGGCTGCCCGGCTTCAAGGTGTCCGAGCAGCCGGTGCTCGCCACCGGCAAGGTCCGGCAGGTCGGCGAATTGGTGGCGATGTGCGTCGCCCCGACCCGCGCGGAGGCCGAGGACATCGCCGCCGCCGTCGTCCTCGACCTGGAGGAGCTGCCGGCCGTCCACGACATGCTGGCCGCGCGCGAGCCGGGCTCCGCCCTCGTCCACGAGCACTGGGGCGACAACGTCTTCCTGGAGACCCTGGTCGACGTCGGCATCGAGGGCGCCCTCGACGCGCCGGTCAAGGTCAGCCGTACCATCTCGACGGGGCGCCAGTGCATGGCGCCGATCGAGGGCCGCGGCACCGTGGTGCAGCTCGATCACCGCCTCGACCAGCTCGTGGTCCACACCGCGAGCCAGATGCCGCACATCGTGCGCAACGGCCTCTCGGAGTGCCTCGGGATCGAGCAGGGGCGCATCCGCATCGTGTCGCCGGATGTCGGCGGCGGGTTCGGCTACAAGGCGATCCTGCTTGCCGAGGACGTGGCGCTGGCGTGGCTCGCGCTCCGCTGCGGCCACCCGGTCCGCTGGCTGGAGGACCGGCGCGAGCACCTGACCGCCAACGCCAATTGCCGCGAGCACCATTACCGCATCACGGCCTACGCGGAGCGGGACGGGACGCTGCGCGGCATCGACTGCGAGGCCACCGTCGATTCCGGCGCCTACTCGGCCTACCCGTTCTCGGCCTGCCTGGAGGCCGCGCAGGTCGCCAGCATCCTCCCCGGCCCCTACGACTTCCCGGCCTATCGCTGCCGCACGTGGTCGGTGGCGACCAACAAGTGCCCGATCCTGCCCTACCGGGGCGTCGCGCGCACCGGCGTCTGCTTCGCCTTGGAACTGGTGCTCGACGCCGTCGCCCGCGCGGCGGGGGTCGCGCCCGAGACCGTGCGCGAGAAGAACCTCGTGCGGCCCGGGCAGATGCCGTTCGAGAACATCACGAAGAAGCACTTCGACAGCGGCGACTACCCGGAGGCGCTCGCCCGGGCGCTGAAGGCCGTCGACGTGGCGGCGGTCCGCGCCCGCCAGCGTGAGGGCGAGGCGGACGGGCGCCGGATCGGCCTCGGCCTCGCGATCTACTGCGAGCAGGCCGCGCACGGCACCTCGGTCTATTCCGGCTGGGGCATCCCGATGGTCCCCGGCCACGAGCAGGCGAGCGCCCGCCTCACCCCGGACGGCGGCCTGGAATTGCGAATCGGCGCCCATTCCCACGGCCAGGGCCTGGAGACGACGCTGGCCCAGGTCGCCCACGAGATCCTGGGCGTCCCGGTGGCGCGCACCCGCCTCGTCCACGGCGACACCGCCATGACCCCCTACTCCACCGGCTCCTGGGGCTCCCGCGTGATGGTGATGGCGGGCGGCGCGGTGGCGGCGGCCTGCGAGGAACTGCGGGCCCGGGCCGTGCGGATCGGCGCCCACCTGCTCCAGGCGCGGCCCGAGGAATGCCGGTTCGAAGGTGGCCACGTCGTCGGCCCCACGGGCGATGTCCCGCTCGAGGCGATCGCCCGCACCTGGTACCGCCGCCCGCAGGACCTCGCGCCCGACACCGATCCCGGCGGGCTCGAAGTCACTGCCGGCTACAAGCCGGTGCGCGATTCCGGCACCTTCTCGTACGCGGCGCACGCGGCCGTGGTGGCGGTCGATCCCGATCTCGGGGCGGTGGAGATCCTCGACTACGTCATCGTCGAGGACGGCGGCACGCTGGTGAACCCCCTCGTGGTCGACGGCCAGATCTACGGCGGCCTCGCGCAGGGGATCGGCACGGCCCTGTTCGAGGAGATGCGCTTCGACGCCCGCGGCCAGCCGCTGGCCTCGACGTTGGCCGACTACCTCCTGCCGGGCGCCCCCGACGTGCCGATGGCGCGCATCGAACACATGGAGACGCCCTCGCCCTACACGCGCTTCGGCCAGAAGGGCATCGGCGAGGGCGGCGCCATCGCGCCGCCGGCGGCGCTCGCCAACGCCGTGAACGACGCCCTCGCGCCGCTCGGCGTCGAGCTGCTGCATTCGCCCCTCACCCCCCGACGGATCGTGGAGGCGGTGCTCGCCACCCGCGCGCCCGCCGAGACCGCGCGGGAGGCCGCATGA
- a CDS encoding FAD binding domain-containing protein, which yields MKPAAFAWERPDSLPALLARLAEAPAGVKLIAGGQSLGPMLNLRLVEPALILDITGVPELRDARVEGDTLVLGACVTHADIEDGRVPDLTGGALRRVAAAIAYRPVRNRGTIGGSLVHADPAADWVSALTALGAEVEIAGRSGRRTLPVEHFVNGALEVALGADEILVAVRVPALPAGAAWGYVKHCAKIGEFAHAIGAVRLEPGAGRGRAVIGAVEGPPVLLADARPLFGGRIGADFAARFDPRAADQALREAGMADAVERHIHVTVLSRAVAAAAAPDPRANTLPEAA from the coding sequence ATGAAGCCCGCCGCCTTCGCCTGGGAGCGCCCCGACAGCCTGCCCGCGCTGCTGGCGCGCCTCGCCGAGGCCCCCGCGGGCGTGAAGCTGATCGCGGGGGGCCAGTCCCTCGGGCCGATGCTGAACCTGCGCCTCGTCGAGCCCGCCCTCATCCTCGACATCACCGGCGTGCCCGAACTCCGGGACGCGCGGGTCGAGGGCGACACGCTCGTCCTCGGGGCCTGCGTGACCCATGCCGACATCGAGGACGGGCGCGTCCCGGACCTCACCGGCGGCGCGCTGCGGCGGGTCGCCGCCGCGATCGCCTACCGGCCGGTCCGCAACCGCGGCACGATCGGCGGCAGCCTCGTCCACGCCGACCCGGCCGCCGACTGGGTGAGCGCCCTGACCGCCCTCGGCGCCGAGGTCGAGATCGCCGGGCGGAGCGGCCGCCGCACCCTGCCGGTGGAGCATTTCGTGAACGGCGCCCTCGAAGTGGCGCTCGGCGCGGACGAGATCCTGGTCGCGGTGCGCGTCCCGGCGCTGCCGGCGGGCGCGGCCTGGGGCTACGTCAAGCACTGCGCGAAGATCGGCGAGTTCGCCCACGCCATCGGGGCCGTGCGCCTCGAGCCCGGCGCGGGCCGGGGCCGGGCCGTGATCGGCGCGGTCGAGGGGCCGCCCGTGCTCCTGGCCGATGCCCGCCCGCTCTTCGGCGGCCGCATCGGCGCCGACTTCGCCGCGCGCTTCGACCCCCGGGCCGCCGACCAAGCCCTGCGGGAGGCTGGCATGGCCGATGCGGTCGAGCGGCACATCCACGTCACCGTCCTGAGCCGCGCGGTGGCCGCGGCGGCCGCGCCCGATCCCCGCGCCAACACCCTTCCGGAGGCCGCATGA